The following coding sequences lie in one Spinacia oleracea cultivar Varoflay chromosome 1, BTI_SOV_V1, whole genome shotgun sequence genomic window:
- the LOC110793878 gene encoding trihelix transcription factor GT-1, giving the protein MYISDTNHHPATTNPIAKPPSSSLEFSDDDHHHDMMIEVVPTHHHHHQQQQQQQHQHHEPHRLPSMATTPSTSGPKKRAETWVQDETRNLISFRRDMDALFNTSKSNKHLWEQISAKMRDRGFDRSPTMCTDKWRNLLKEFKKAKQQNVNGSNGNGNAKMLCYKEIEEILRERTRSTQTSNVAGYKSPNHNSDGMNHSSKDDPFLRFCDKGVDDASIPFGPIEANGRPTLNLERRLDNEGHPLAITAADDVTGGGCPPSFWRDTPANGDDTHAFGGRVITVKWGDYTRRIGVDGTAEAIKDVIRSAFGLRTKRAFWLEDEEQIARSLDRDMPMCIYTLHLDEGMTIKLCHYEETEHIPYAGQTITHTEVKTFYTEDDYREFMQHRGWSCLRELNGYRNIDNLDDLRPDALYRGVT; this is encoded by the exons ATGTACATTTCCGACACCAATCACCACCCCGCTACCACCAACCCCATCGCCAAACCACCGTCATCATCCCTTGAATTCTCCGACGATGATCACCACCATGATATGATGATCGAAGTGGTCCCcactcaccaccaccaccaccaacaacaacagcaacagcaacatcAACACCATGAACCCCACCGCTTACCCTCCATGGCAACGACACCGTCGACTTCCGGCCCGAAAAAGCGAGCTGAGACATGGGTTCAAGACGAAACTCGGAACTTGATTAGCTTTAGAAGAGATATGGATGCTTTATTCAACACTTCTAAATCTAACAAACATTTGTGGGAGCAGATTTCGGCGAAAATGAGGGATAGAGGGTTTGATAGGAGCCCCACTATGTGCACTGATAAGTGGAGGAACTTGCTTAAGGAGTTCAAGAAAGCAAAACAGCAAAATGTAAATGGGAGTAATGGCAATGGGAATGCCAAGATGCTGTGTTATAAGGAAATTGAGGAGATTCTGAGGGAGAGGACTCGTTCTACTCAGACGTCGAATGTAGCTGGGTATAAAAGTCCTAATCATAATTCTGATGGGATGAATCATTCTTCCAAGGATGATCCTTTCTTGCGATTCTGTGATAAAG GTGTTGATGATGCTTCTATTCCTTTTGGACCCATTGAAG CTAATGGGAGGCCAACACTAAACTTGGAAAGGCGTTTGGATAACGAGGGACATCCTCTTGCCATTACTGCAGCTGATGATGTAACAGGCGGGGGTTGTCCCCCATCATTTTGGCGGGATACTCCTGCAAATG GTGATGATACTCATGCTTTTGGTGGGAGGGTGATAACCGTCAAATGGGGAGATTACACTAGACGGATTGGTGTAGATGGCACTGCCGAGGCCATCAAGGATGTCATCCGATCTGCATTTGGGTTAAGGACAAAGCGTGCCTTTTGGTTGGAGGATGAAGAACAGATTGCTCGGTCCCTTGACAGGGACATGCCAATGTGCATTTACACTCTTCACCTTGATGAAG GTATGACAATAAAGTTGTGCCACTATGAAGAGACTGAGCACATTCCATATGCCGGTCAAACGATAACACACACAGAAGTAAAAACATTTTACACGGAGGATGATTACCGTGAGTTTATGCAGCACCGAGGATGGTCATGTCTTAGGGAGTTGAATGGCTACAGAAATATCGATAATCTGGATGATCTTCGCCCAGATGCATTATATCGTGGTGTCACTTGA
- the LOC110792981 gene encoding mitotic spindle checkpoint protein MAD2 encodes MASKTVAKDIITLRGSAAIASEFFGYAANSILYNRGVYPEESFGKVKKYGLPMLLTQDEAVKTFIANLTAQLSEWLEAGKLQRVVLVIMSKSTNEVLERWNFSIETDNEVVETGVSREKSDKEIMREIQAIMRQIASSITYLPCLDEPCVFDVLAYTDKDVDAPITWTESDPKLISNPQMVKLHSFDTKIHKVDTLVSYKNDDDDDDE; translated from the exons aTGGCTTCTAAAACTGTTGCTAAAGATATCATCACTCTCCGTGGCTCGGCAGCGATCGCCAGCGAATTCTTTG GGTATGCGGCAAACAG TATATTGTACAATCGAGGGGTTTACCCAGAAGAAAGTTTTGGGAAAGTGAAGAAATATGGATTGCCAATGCTTCTTACTCAAGATGAGGCTGTTAAAACTTTCATCGCTAATCTTACTGCTCAACTTTCAG AATGGCTTGAAGCAGGAAAATTACAGAGGGTTGTTTTAGTTATAATGAGCAAATCTACAAATGAAGTTCTGGAAAGATGGAATTTCAGCATTGAAACTGATAATGAAGTTGTTGAAACAGG GGTATCAAGAGAAAAAAGTGACAAGGAAATAATGAGGGAAATTCAAGCAATTATGAGGCAGATTGCTTCTAGCATCACTTACTTGCCTTGCCTTGATGAACCTT GTGTTTTTGATGTATTGGCATACACAGACAAGGATGTAGATGCACCTATTACTTGGACTGAGAGTGATCCCAAATTGATTTCTAATCCTCAAATGGTGAAACTACATTCTTTTGATACCAAG ATTCACAAGGTTGACACTTTAGTTTCTTACaagaatgatgatgatgatgatgatgaatga